In Carya illinoinensis cultivar Pawnee chromosome 16, C.illinoinensisPawnee_v1, whole genome shotgun sequence, a single window of DNA contains:
- the LOC122298564 gene encoding dof zinc finger protein DOF1.6-like produces the protein MPSETADDKPAARLQQSFGYPPPPQTQPLPCPRCGSTSTKFCYYNNYNLSQPRHFCKSCRRYWTQGGTLRNVPVGGGTRKSITKRSRSNTSTSSCSSSSSSSAVNSEAVPSNPSPVLPEMVSHDVNLNENVAAVGGAVGSFNFLLNSQGPAGFLGLSGTYGYGSIPGFEEMSLGLAGAGAWAFPEVGDFGGGSGIGTSLASASYGTWQVSGGDDQGGLVDHGGDSFTSPDLSISSPGQGLEK, from the coding sequence ATGCCATCCGAGACCGCCGATGACAAACCGGCGGCGAGGCTCCAGCAAAGCTTCGGTTATCCTCCACCGCCACAGACCCAGCCCCTCCCTTGTCCTCGTTGCGGTTCCACCTCCACCAAGTTCTGCTACTACAACAACTACAACCTCTCACAGCCCCGACATTTCTGTAAGTCCTGCCGCCGCTACTGGACCCAGGGCGGGACCCTCCGCAACGTCCCCGTCGGCGGTGGCACCCGCAAGAGTATCACCAAGCGCTCTCGCTCGAATACTAGTACTTCATCTTGCTCGTCTTCTTCGTCTTCATCTGCCGTAAACAGTGAGGCCGTACCCTCCAATCCCAGTCCGGTTTTACCCGAGATGGTCTCGCACGATGTGAACCTAAACGAGAACGTGGCGGCAGTGGGTGGTGCAGTTGGGAGCTTCAACTTCTTGCTGAACTCGCAGGGTCCGGCCGGGTTCTTGGGGCTGAGCGGGACGTACGGGTACGGGTCAATACCTGGTTTCGAAGAGATGAGTCTTGGGTTGGCCGGAGCTGGGGCTTGGGCATTTCCTGAAGTCGGTGACTTTGGCGGCGGGAGTGGCATCGGAACTTCGCTGGCTTCGGCATCGTACGGTACCTGGCAGGTGAGCGGTGGTGATGATCAAGGCGGACTGGTTGATCACGGCGGGGATTCCTTTACTTCGCCGGACCTTTCTATTTCAAGTCCCGGCCAAGGTCTAGAGAAATAG